A window of the Haloarcula litorea genome harbors these coding sequences:
- a CDS encoding acyl-CoA thioesterase has product MPNIADTYIENRERVQPTHANNYETAHGGIVMKWMDEVGAMSAMRAAQEACVTAQMSRVDFERPIPIGDTALVESYAYATGRTSVRVHIEVAREDPKTGQTEQTTSAFATFVAVDDGKPTPVPELEVEGDRCRELRDRALAQEPDRE; this is encoded by the coding sequence GTGCCAAACATCGCAGACACGTACATCGAGAACCGCGAGCGCGTCCAACCGACCCACGCCAACAACTACGAGACCGCCCACGGCGGCATCGTGATGAAGTGGATGGACGAGGTCGGCGCGATGTCGGCGATGCGAGCCGCACAGGAGGCCTGCGTCACGGCCCAGATGTCCCGCGTGGACTTCGAGCGCCCCATCCCCATCGGCGACACCGCTCTCGTCGAGTCGTACGCCTACGCCACCGGCCGAACCAGCGTGCGCGTCCACATCGAAGTGGCCCGCGAGGATCCGAAAACCGGCCAGACCGAACAGACCACCAGCGCCTTCGCCACCTTCGTCGCGGTCGACGACGGCAAACCCACGCCGGTCCCCGAACTCGAAGTGGAGGGGGACCGGTGTCGGGAACTCCGTGACCGTGCACTCGCTCAGGAACCCGACCGAGAGTGA
- a CDS encoding S8 family peptidase, whose translation MSQHTRRTFLTTTGTVLGGIAVGSTVTAATRTERFIVRTRERRTPSAVEVVHEMPGVDVAVVRGSESAVAESAAVEAYAPDVEVDVDLPAPSDAAPTVEETSVGDEPGYGLQWDKQDLDVADAHRVTEGEGSRVTVIDTGVAAGHPDLTVNEELSRNFTGDGFGAATPAGGYHGTHVAGIVGASDDGGGVIGTAPATELVDCRVFSPASSASFGDILAAVVYSAAIGADAANLSLGAYPVPRRGFGSFYGKVLNSVMTYANSRGTLLVAAAGNDGADLQHDGNVVSLPNEGAQGFSVAATGPIGFGWDAADESPPQSPAFYTNYGTNAVDLAAPGGDAHLGAIGSGVPYYLDLVFNTIAEPIYETDEDGDVTGIDDVEYTYSWLAGTSMAAPQVAGAVALLRSEYPDLNANQVASRLRRVAEVPDGYDKSYYGAGYLNVVDAL comes from the coding sequence ATGTCTCAGCACACTAGGCGGACGTTCCTCACGACGACGGGTACCGTCCTCGGTGGTATCGCGGTCGGATCGACGGTCACGGCGGCGACGCGGACGGAGCGGTTCATCGTGCGGACACGGGAGAGGCGGACGCCGTCGGCGGTCGAGGTCGTCCACGAGATGCCCGGGGTCGACGTGGCGGTGGTACGCGGGTCGGAGTCGGCAGTCGCGGAGTCGGCGGCGGTCGAGGCGTACGCGCCGGACGTGGAGGTGGACGTAGACCTGCCGGCCCCGAGTGACGCCGCCCCGACCGTCGAGGAGACGTCGGTGGGTGACGAGCCCGGGTACGGCCTGCAGTGGGACAAGCAGGATCTCGACGTCGCCGACGCCCACCGAGTCACGGAGGGCGAGGGGTCGAGGGTCACGGTCATCGACACGGGCGTGGCCGCGGGCCACCCCGACCTGACGGTCAACGAGGAGCTGTCCCGGAACTTCACCGGCGACGGGTTCGGGGCCGCCACACCCGCAGGCGGGTACCACGGCACTCACGTCGCCGGTATCGTCGGTGCCAGCGACGACGGGGGCGGCGTGATCGGCACCGCGCCCGCGACGGAGCTGGTCGACTGCCGTGTCTTCTCGCCGGCGTCGTCGGCGTCGTTCGGGGACATCCTCGCGGCGGTCGTCTACAGCGCTGCGATCGGGGCCGACGCGGCGAACCTCTCGCTCGGGGCATACCCGGTCCCGCGACGGGGGTTCGGGAGCTTCTACGGGAAGGTGCTCAACAGCGTGATGACGTACGCGAACAGCCGGGGGACGCTGCTGGTCGCCGCCGCCGGCAACGACGGTGCCGATCTCCAGCACGACGGGAACGTCGTCAGCCTCCCGAACGAGGGCGCACAGGGGTTCAGCGTCGCCGCGACCGGCCCAATCGGGTTCGGATGGGACGCCGCCGACGAGTCGCCACCACAGAGCCCGGCGTTCTACACCAACTACGGGACGAACGCGGTCGACCTCGCTGCACCGGGCGGTGACGCCCACCTCGGCGCGATCGGGAGTGGTGTCCCGTACTATCTCGACCTCGTGTTCAACACCATCGCAGAGCCGATCTACGAGACCGACGAGGACGGGGACGTAACCGGTATCGATGACGTCGAGTACACCTACTCGTGGCTCGCGGGCACCTCGATGGCGGCCCCGCAGGTCGCGGGCGCGGTCGCACTGCTCAGGAGTGAGTACCCCGATCTGAACGCCAATCAGGTGGCGTCGCGGCTGCGACGGGTCGCCGAGGTCCCGGACGGGTACGACAAGTCCTACTACGGGGCGGGCTACCTGAACGTCGTCGACGCGCTGTAG
- the hisG gene encoding ATP phosphoribosyltransferase encodes MRIAVPNKGRLHDPSVELLERAGLHLVDGADRQLYAQTVDPDVTVLYARAADIPEYVADGAADVGITGLDQVREAGVDLVDLRDLDFGRCRLVLAAPEADGVESVAAFDGGRVATEFPNVTRRFFDEQGVDVDITEVSGATELTPHVDIADGIVDITSTGTTLRMNRLEVVAEVLQSSVHLFARADTADDEKVDQIDTALGSVLSADDKRYLMMNVPEDALDDVKDVLPGMGGPTVMDIAGADDVAVHAVVEESEVFETINDLKGVGASDVLVTEIERLVE; translated from the coding sequence ATGCGCATCGCCGTCCCCAACAAGGGCCGCCTGCACGACCCGAGCGTCGAACTCCTCGAACGGGCCGGCCTCCACCTCGTCGACGGGGCCGACCGCCAGCTGTACGCCCAGACGGTCGACCCCGACGTGACCGTCCTCTACGCCCGCGCCGCCGACATCCCGGAGTACGTCGCCGACGGCGCGGCCGACGTCGGGATCACCGGCCTCGACCAGGTCCGGGAGGCCGGGGTCGACCTCGTGGATCTGCGGGATCTGGACTTCGGCCGCTGTCGGCTGGTACTGGCCGCCCCCGAGGCCGACGGCGTCGAGTCCGTCGCGGCCTTCGACGGGGGCCGGGTCGCCACGGAGTTCCCGAACGTCACCCGGCGGTTCTTCGACGAGCAGGGGGTCGACGTCGACATCACGGAGGTCTCCGGCGCGACGGAACTGACGCCCCACGTGGACATCGCGGACGGCATCGTCGACATCACCTCGACCGGGACGACCCTGCGGATGAACCGCCTCGAGGTCGTCGCCGAGGTCCTCCAGAGCTCCGTCCACCTGTTCGCCCGCGCGGACACCGCCGACGACGAGAAGGTCGACCAGATCGACACGGCGCTGGGATCGGTCCTGTCGGCGGACGACAAGCGCTACCTGATGATGAACGTCCCCGAGGACGCCTTGGACGACGTGAAGGACGTCCTCCCGGGGATGGGCGGGCCGACCGTGATGGACATCGCCGGTGCCGACGACGTGGCCGTCCACGCGGTCGTCGAGGAGAGCGAGGTCTTCGAGACGATCAACGATCTCAAGGGCGTCGGCGCGTCGGACGTGCTGGTGACCGAGATCGAGCGGCTCGTAGAGTGA
- a CDS encoding gamma-glutamyltransferase family protein, with translation MDGTPNLDRFSSRRSTAYGTRGVVATSQPLAAQAGVDVLRDGGNAFDAAVATAAALNVVEPMSTGLGGDAFAMYRTADGDVGAMRACGGAPEAATLERMREAVAEREGVDPAAAEMPERGPLAVTVPGAPRGWEATVERFGDLSLERVLADAIHYAREGFPVSEVIASAWAACEPTLRNDAAREQYLVDGERAPEVGERMALPQLGDTLATLAEAGADPFYEGAIADEIVATVQDAGGLLDHGDLAGFEVEFPDPVSTTYDGAEVYELPPNNQGLIALEALNVAEAVGVPDAEDDVERTHLLAEATKLAFTDGHHYITDPEYEDVPPLESKEWAAERAEEVGPEAIDDPEVGMLDSAAEDADTVLLTVADGEGNVVSFINSLFMGFGSGLAAGSTGLTLQNRGASFELDAAHPNRVEPGKRPFHTLIPGLARFGEDDWAAFGVMGGYMQPQGHVQVLSHLLDRDLPLQAALDEPRWRYREDGTLAVEARFDADVTSKLVRRGHDVGVDLPPRFGGAQIARWTDGTLSGATEPRKDGTADVF, from the coding sequence ATGGACGGGACACCGAACCTGGACCGATTCAGTTCCCGGCGTTCGACGGCCTACGGGACCCGCGGCGTCGTCGCGACCAGCCAGCCGCTCGCCGCCCAAGCGGGCGTCGACGTGCTCCGCGACGGGGGCAACGCCTTCGACGCCGCGGTGGCGACCGCGGCGGCGCTGAACGTCGTCGAACCGATGAGTACGGGCCTGGGCGGGGACGCCTTCGCGATGTACCGGACCGCGGACGGCGACGTGGGCGCGATGCGGGCCTGCGGGGGCGCGCCCGAGGCCGCGACGCTGGAACGGATGCGAGAGGCCGTCGCCGAGCGCGAGGGCGTCGACCCGGCGGCGGCCGAGATGCCCGAGCGCGGCCCCCTCGCCGTCACCGTCCCCGGCGCGCCCCGGGGCTGGGAGGCCACCGTCGAGCGGTTCGGGGACCTCTCGCTGGAACGGGTGCTGGCCGACGCCATCCACTACGCGAGAGAGGGGTTCCCCGTCAGCGAGGTCATCGCGTCGGCGTGGGCGGCCTGCGAGCCGACCCTGCGCAACGACGCCGCCCGCGAGCAGTACCTCGTCGACGGCGAGCGTGCCCCCGAGGTGGGCGAGCGGATGGCCCTGCCCCAGCTGGGCGACACCCTAGCGACGCTGGCCGAGGCGGGGGCCGACCCGTTCTACGAGGGGGCGATCGCCGACGAGATCGTCGCGACGGTGCAGGACGCCGGGGGTCTGCTGGACCACGGCGACCTCGCCGGCTTCGAGGTGGAGTTCCCCGACCCCGTCTCGACGACCTACGACGGGGCGGAGGTGTACGAGCTGCCGCCGAACAACCAGGGCCTCATCGCCCTGGAGGCCCTGAACGTCGCCGAGGCGGTCGGCGTCCCCGACGCCGAGGACGACGTCGAGCGGACCCACCTGCTCGCGGAGGCGACGAAACTGGCCTTCACCGACGGCCACCACTACATCACCGACCCCGAGTACGAGGACGTGCCGCCGCTCGAATCGAAGGAGTGGGCCGCCGAGCGCGCCGAGGAGGTCGGCCCGGAGGCCATCGACGACCCCGAGGTCGGGATGCTCGACTCCGCCGCCGAGGACGCCGACACGGTCCTGCTGACCGTCGCCGACGGCGAGGGCAACGTCGTCTCGTTCATCAACTCCCTGTTTATGGGCTTCGGGAGCGGCCTCGCGGCCGGCTCGACCGGCCTCACGCTCCAGAACCGCGGGGCTTCGTTCGAACTCGACGCCGCCCACCCCAACCGCGTCGAACCCGGCAAGCGCCCCTTCCACACGCTCATCCCCGGCCTGGCCCGCTTCGGCGAGGACGACTGGGCGGCCTTCGGCGTGATGGGTGGCTACATGCAACCGCAGGGCCACGTCCAGGTGCTCTCGCACCTGCTGGACCGGGACCTGCCGCTGCAGGCGGCGCTGGACGAACCGCGGTGGCGCTACCGCGAGGACGGGACGCTGGCCGTCGAGGCTCGCTTCGACGCCGACGTCACCTCGAAGCTGGTCCGGCGGGGCCACGACGTGGGCGTGGACCTGCCCCCGCGGTTCGGCGGTGCACAGATCGCCCGGTGGACGGATGGGACGCTGTCGGGCGCGACCGAACCCCGGAAGGACGGGACCGCCGACGTCTTCTGA
- a CDS encoding MFS transporter yields MKANDRAIVSFTGVAHALVHTYELSIPIFVTVWLTEFPVTTALLGTVTAVGFALFGAGALPGGMLADRYGANRVVTACLVGMGASFLLLSVAPGIPTLTLALALWGLWASVYHPAGLALISTGVEERGTGFAYHGMAGNAGIAGGPLVTALLLLAFDWRVVAALLVLPAAAAVAYALSVEFDETAAVSTDGGEVDESGPPSSVREFLADSRGLFTTGFTVAMLVVMMNGLFYRGATTFLPEVLGGFLPPVSEYVRLFAADSRLAQEFDVAYYLYVGLLAVGIGGQYVGGKLTDRIRTPVGLTAVFGGLAAISVLFVPAAEAGVGPLLAASAVLGFLLFTLQPIYQATIAEYSPPGDRGLSYGYTYLTNFGVGAAGAAVSGILLSAAGPDGAFLGLAVFPLLGVGFAVALWRLDE; encoded by the coding sequence ATGAAGGCCAACGACCGCGCCATCGTCTCCTTCACCGGTGTCGCACACGCGCTCGTCCACACGTACGAACTGTCCATCCCGATCTTCGTCACCGTCTGGCTCACCGAGTTCCCGGTGACGACGGCGCTGTTGGGGACCGTCACCGCCGTCGGCTTCGCGCTGTTCGGCGCGGGGGCGCTCCCGGGCGGGATGCTGGCCGACCGCTACGGGGCGAACCGGGTCGTCACCGCCTGTCTGGTCGGGATGGGGGCGTCCTTCCTGCTTCTGAGCGTCGCGCCCGGCATCCCCACGCTCACGCTCGCACTGGCGCTGTGGGGCCTCTGGGCCAGCGTCTACCACCCCGCCGGACTCGCGCTCATCTCGACCGGCGTCGAGGAGCGGGGCACCGGCTTCGCCTACCACGGGATGGCCGGCAACGCCGGCATCGCCGGCGGGCCGCTCGTGACCGCCCTGCTCCTGCTGGCGTTCGACTGGCGCGTGGTCGCGGCCCTGCTCGTCCTCCCGGCGGCCGCCGCCGTCGCCTACGCCCTCTCCGTGGAGTTCGACGAGACCGCCGCCGTCAGCACGGACGGGGGCGAGGTCGACGAGTCGGGACCGCCGAGCTCCGTCCGGGAGTTCCTCGCCGACAGCCGCGGGCTGTTCACGACCGGCTTCACCGTCGCGATGCTGGTCGTGATGATGAACGGGCTGTTCTACCGCGGGGCGACCACCTTCCTCCCGGAAGTGCTCGGCGGCTTCCTCCCCCCGGTCTCCGAGTACGTCCGACTGTTCGCCGCCGACAGCCGGCTGGCCCAGGAGTTCGACGTGGCCTACTACCTCTACGTCGGTCTGCTCGCGGTCGGGATCGGCGGCCAGTACGTCGGCGGGAAGCTCACCGACCGCATCCGGACGCCCGTGGGACTGACGGCGGTGTTCGGCGGCCTCGCAGCCATCTCGGTGCTGTTCGTCCCCGCCGCCGAGGCCGGGGTCGGCCCGCTACTGGCCGCCAGCGCGGTGCTCGGCTTCCTCCTGTTCACCCTCCAGCCCATCTATCAGGCGACCATCGCCGAGTACAGCCCGCCCGGCGACCGGGGGCTCTCCTACGGGTACACCTACCTGACGAACTTCGGCGTCGGGGCCGCCGGGGCCGCCGTCTCGGGGATCCTGCTCTCGGCGGCGGGGCCCGACGGTGCCTTCCTCGGCCTCGCCGTCTTCCCCCTGCTCGGCGTCGGCTTCGCGGTGGCGCTGTGGCGGCTGGACGAGTAG
- a CDS encoding DUF7473 family protein: MLQAASPSLTGGGLLAVAVTLLVAWLFYAVTLHLAATFFIGDTPSQLAAKAALVPAVVSILLQRWGTTGVGPVSPSLGVAVLLLVTLVADGIAISYTYRLSTRSTAPLVLLHFAFASVLGIALFNIFGPT; this comes from the coding sequence ATGCTCCAGGCCGCGTCGCCGAGTCTGACGGGCGGGGGGCTCCTCGCCGTCGCCGTCACGCTGTTAGTCGCGTGGCTCTTCTACGCCGTCACGCTCCACCTCGCGGCGACGTTTTTCATCGGTGACACGCCCAGCCAGCTGGCCGCGAAGGCGGCGCTGGTCCCGGCCGTCGTCTCCATTCTGCTCCAGCGCTGGGGGACCACCGGCGTCGGCCCCGTCAGCCCCAGCCTCGGGGTCGCCGTCCTCCTCCTGGTGACGCTCGTCGCCGACGGTATCGCCATCAGCTACACGTACCGTCTCTCGACGCGCTCGACCGCCCCACTGGTGCTGTTGCACTTCGCGTTCGCATCGGTGCTGGGAATAGCTCTGTTCAACATCTTCGGACCAACATGA